The genomic region TGCGATCGCCTTCTAAAAATGCTGAAAAACGTCAACATTCGTCAACTAACATTGCCCCGTTACGGCAGTGGCGGGGGTAGCGGTTGCCTGGGAAAATAACCGAAAAAAATCAACTTTTATCAACCCAGCCCCTTCATGTGAAAACCTGGAGTACGAGTTTTACACTCTTGCCCATAACCTGTTTACGAGTCGAATCATGGCAAAACCGCTCATGCGGACGCGGTTCAAGAGCGCCCTACGAAACAAAGCAGATGCGGATGCCGGTGCCGCTTTTTCGCAGGTGATGGAACTGTGAGATCGCTACCGTGAGTTTATCGAAGCTGGGGGTTTTCCCGCTTCCTCGCGCCACCGATGCTGGAGTCTCGTTTGCTTGCAGGGTGACCCTCTTGCGATCGCAATGGCTACCCTCAAGCCTAGTTTAATTTTCATGTTCTTGATTTCAAAGAGCGAGTAGGAAGAGAGGAATTACCCGAAGTTTAGCGGGTTGATAGGTTTTAGTTTCATGCGGTAGAAACCGCCACAGCCTCCGTACAGGCGATCTCAACGCTATGAGCCGGAACAGTAACCGTTCCCATATCCGGCACTCGGATAATTACGTGCCATTCATTACGCCTGTAAGGATTTTGGAAGGGTTCCCCGTCAGCACGGCCTACCCACTGCCCCCAGTCGGGCCTAGGGTTGGTGGCGTCAGGGGCGATCGTAAACCATTTCCCCTTCCAGGTTTCGGCATCGGAGGCGACTTCAGTCATGGGTTCGGGGTCTGCCATTGTTTCGGATTCTGGGGTGGGTTGGGTATCTATAGCGCTGTTTGCTGTATTAAATTCTGTACCATTTTCTACTGGATTATATAGTTCACCCACAAAAATGGTACAGTCATTGGCGGCTTGTAATCCTTTGTCCGCATACGTTCTAGCTACTGCCCTAGCTACTGCTTTCCAGTTGGCCGTCTCCGAGAGTGAATAGTCGATTTGGTAGAGATTTTTCTTTTTGTTTTTGCCCCGCTGTTGTTGGGCACATCGGAGGCGAATCCCGAATAATCCAAGGATCCAATTGAAGGATCGGATCGGATTCTGCGCGGGCATCCTTCCGCCTAGTCGGGCCCGAATCTGCGGATCCTTTCTCCATCGGTCAGCGATCGCCTGCACTTCCGGGTCATCTTTAGATTTAGGTGTTTTGAATACCTCTAAAATGCCCAATTCAGCCAAAGCCCTCACCTCCCCCAGATATGAGCGGAATTGATAGGCTCTAAACCCTTCGCGCTTAATCCAAGATTCGGAGGTGGTAGATTTGGCGGTTTCCTGCTGCTGGAACAAAAACCACCGTTTTGCCTGCGATCGGGTATCCCTATTTTCCAAGTACCAGCGGATAAACTCGGGGGACCATTGCGGGTCTAGGTCAATTTCTGGGAGCGACATCCGGATCGAATGTCGGATCACCTTGGGGCGGTCCTCACGGTTGCAGCCTTTCTTCAATCTTGTAAATTCATCATCGTCAATGTTGTCGGCTTCATGAGCGCCGATCGCCTCCCTGTCTTTGATTTCGTCTTTGGCATTTTTGAATTGAGCCAGCGCCTCGGGATCGGCTTCAACTGCTGCCTCAATTACCTCGCTTCCGTTGACTTCTAAGAGCCAGCGCAAGCATTCTCGCAGATTGGCTTTTTCATAGTTAGCCTTAGCCCGCTCCCAGTAGGCTTGGCGGCAATCGGGGGAATTGAGTTGGGTCTGCCAATTGTCGAACGTGCCGTGCCCCTCCCCGAAGGAATCCCAGAGGTTTTGAGCCAGACCAAACCGGATTGTGCGTTCGATCGCCCTGGGGGTGTACTGCCCTCCCTCTCCTAATCCTTTAGGATTTACCCAAACATGACGCTCGCAACAGTCACGAATCCGCCAGACCATTTGGCTCAGGAGGTCAGCAGAAAGCACCCCATGAAAAATGCAGAACTGGGCATCAAACCAATCAGGCACCGAGATATCCACCCCACTCATGGCTGATGGGGAATAAATGAATCGGGTGATTTTGTTGGACAATATCGCCTCATTTGGGTCTTTTAGGATCGACTTCATCCAATCCTCGGGTACTGTCGTCGAATCGACCCGATAGCCCTCCAAAATGCCCATAGCCGTGAGAGTTTCGTCAAGAGCCTCACAAGTTTTCTGGGAGTCACTCGCAATCGCGAATCGTTTCCCCTGTGTCGCCAGTTCGATAATCTGCTTAAGGATTGAGCTAAAGTTTCCAGCCTTTACGTCACCCTCGACAAGACTTCCTAGATGAAAATGGATCGGCGTCTTGGGGGTGACTGGTTTGGCGATTTTGGTTAGCTCAAGATGGGGTGCAACTGTCTGTAGGTATTCGCAGTGGCGATCGCCCAAGTATCCATCAAGTGCAACGATTGCCTTGCTGTGCTGTAGGGCATCATGCCAATTGGATTCGATAAATCTTTGCTCTGCCAATGGCCGGGACGTGAGGGTGCTTCCATCCACGAATTCTCGAATGATGGCTGTGGCTTCATCCAGTACGATGATGGCATCCTCCAAGTGCTGAGGCTTGAAGCGGTGCAGAGACTGGATACAAAAAAGGTGATGCCCTAAAGGGTCGGGTGCAAAGAAGAATTCATCATCCTCACTGCGGAAGTGCAGCCCCTTTACTTTCTCAGCAGTTTGGATCAGAAGAGTGTTTGACACCCCCAGGTAAAGGATTTTATGCTTACCCTTAAATGCTGATGCCAGCTTCACAAGCGCGGTGGTTTTGCCCGCGCCCATCCCGGCCCGGACTGCGGTAATCTTCCCTAGAATCTCATCAGGATCTAGATCCACCCAATCCCCTTGGATTAGGCGATCAGGCGTGAACTGGTAGCATTTTTCCCATTGCTGTCGCTGCTGTTGAGCCTTCCATGCTTGCTTCTCTTCATCCGTGAATTCGTGTCGCTTGGGGTTGGCTTCTTGAAGGGGGCCAAAAAATTCGGCTGCGGGCTTGAGCTTGATCGCCGTGCCTTCCGGCAACTCATCGCAGTCGGGCTGGGATTTATCGTTCCACTGACCCCAGTCAGCGAACTGAAGCTCAATCCCTTCCTTATCTAAGAGGGCTTTTAAATTTCGGTAAGATGCTTTGACGTGGGCATTAACCCGGCTCCCCCCATCCGGCCAAAAGATGGCCTTTTTAATCCCAAAATCTTTGATGGCCTTCTGGGTGATGAGTGCGGGGAAATTCCCCCCGGCTGCACCGAGCCATAAGCCTGAGCGCAACGATTGGGCTATATCCGGCTTGAGGATGCCTTCGGAAAAGTTGCCTATGCCGTCGATTGCCGTACCCAATGCGGTGATAGGCATCTCGCCGTTTGGCAGCTTCGAGTCGAGAGGCGACTTGCTCCAAATGTACTTACCGCCTGCGATTTGACCAAAGCCAGAGGGGTCTTTTCTCCACTGGAAGCCGATAATTTTGTCACCCCAGAAGGCAGGGCAAATCATGCCGCCGCGCTCTGAACTCCCAAATGACCCAAGCTCGATCGCCTCTGCGGACAATCCCCGTGCTTTTAAATTTTGATAATGTCTATCCGACAGTGGGCGAGATTTTAGGTATTGGCGGTATTGCCGATCACGTTCTGCAAAAGCCTCCTCTAGGCGATCAGTTGCCTCAATCTTGCGGGCTTGTTCCTGTTTCTGAGCCTGTACCCTGATGCGTTGCTGGCGTTCCCATTCCTGGCGCTTCTCTTCTGTCCAGCGATCGTACTTGCGAATCATCACGGGTAACCCGTAACGACCGCCGAGGGGGCGCAGGTGGAATTGGGGGATGAGTCCGGCGTGCAATAGGGAACTTTTGCCGACGCCGGAGGGTCCGTAAACGATCGCGAGTTTATGTGAGGTTTGGCTGAGGCGATCTTTGATTAAAAAATCGACATCGTCCTGGCGCCCGGAAAGGGCGAAGGTGGGGGCGAGGTCGCCGCTTGGGTCGCGTTGTCTCAGTTGCGGTTGCACTTGTCCGGCGCCGATGAATGCCAGCAAGCCGTATTGATAACCGAGGCGTTGTTGAATTTGCTTGATGGCAAAGGCTTTGCGGTACTCTTGCTGCTGGTAGTACAGTTGGTGCAAGGTGGCTAAGATGCGGTTGATGTAGAGCTCGGGGTCGAAGTCGGGTCGTCGTTCGGTGGCGGTTGTCGCCTCGGTGTCGATGCCGACGATTTCCCGGGCTTGTTCTAAAGCGGCGATCGCCCCTTCCCACTCTTTTAATTCTTGCAAGTTTAACGCAATTAACAATAAATAGTAAGCCTGCGGCATCCCTGGGGACGGCTCAATTTTGGCCACGGTGGCGAGGGCCGATTGCGCCCACTTTCCCCCTTGTGTCCACTGCTGCCGATGGTAGGCTACTTCTGCTAAAAAGCCGTAATATCGGGCTTCCCGAAGCGGGTCGGGATGTTGGCGATGTTCGCTTAACTTCTGGTGGGCGAAGGCTTCTAACTCGTCCCACCCCTGCATCTGCTGCAAAACCGCCCCGAGTTCGACGGCATACTTGAGTTTCAAATCTTCCCGTCCGGCAATTTGGAGGGTGTCGAGACAGGCTTGCATCGCCTGTTTGGCTTCGTTCCACTGCGCTTGGCGCTGGTGACAGGCGGCAATATAAAAATGGGCGATCGCCTGTCTTTCTAGAGCTTGGGTACGAGTGAGGGCGATCGCTTCCCCCTGCCAAAAACTCAAACTTTTGTGATAGTCTTGCAAGGCTTGTTCGAGTTCTCCCCCCAGATAAGCGCGCCATCCTGCCATAAAATTGAGACAGGCGTTTAACTCGGGAGACCATTGCACCCGGCGCCGTTCTAATTCCTGGACAGCAAAGTTGATTTCTTGTTGTTCGACGGGACTAAAAATTTCCTCGGGGGACATCAATTCCCCGCCTTCAATGATGATTTTAAACCCTTTTTCTCCTCGATTTTTTAAAAATTGCAGCAGGCGATCGTCGCTCATCGAAAAATTGAGACTAATTCCCCAACTTTTAAAATCTTTAATGACCCGAGTAAACTGTTTAGAAATTTCGTCATTGACCCAAATAATGACAGGGAATGCAAAGTTTTGCCGAAACTGTTCTCGCGCGTGATTGGTAGCACTTAAAATTGCTTCAATTTCTGTCAGTTCTTCCAATCCATAAACCATGACTGCTTTGGCAGGGGTTTCGGCGATCGCCCTCGCGATCGGATTGTACAGATCGGCGATCGGGTTTTCTAGAGGAATTTCGAGAATAGGAAAAGGAGATTTTTCTTGCAAGCGGCGGATCGATTGCTGTCGAAAGTCCCTGAAGTTGCAGCGCGCAAAAATTAGAGCAAATTCTCCCTCAGATAACTCTAGAGTATTAATAATTTGATCTAGAATTTGTTCGCTATTGGGGTCGAGTGTCCCTGCATTGTGCGTGGTGTCCATGGTTTTTTTATACAGCACTCGGGCATCTTAGTGAGGTACAGTGCCGATCCCCTTCTATCCCCCCAACCCCCCTTTGAAAGGGGGGCGAAGGAGGGTTAGGGGGGAACGAGGAAAGTAGGGGTTTGGTAATCCAACCCCTACCTGGCGAGGGGGATTTAGGCGGATCTAGAGGAAAGTCCCCCTTTTTAAGGGGGATTTAGGGGGATCTAAATGTTTTGCATAGCAGAGGAAAATGCTATATGGAAGTTTGGGGTGACTTTAATCCCCTCAGTTCCCCTTGAGAAGGGGGGCTTTTGAAAAGGGAATTTTGGGAAATTTCATGTGAGTTCGGGGGCGTCTTCTAAGAGGGGATTGAGATCGAACCAGCGACCGAATTCGTTGGTGCGATATTCAAAAACGAATAAACTCCTTAAAAGGATTTGATATTGATCTTCTCCGGTCACTTTTTTAGTTTGCGAGACTTTTTTAAGTAACTCCCATTCCAGTTCGGTAATTGCCAGCATCAGGTCATCTCGTTCTTGACGAATGGCAATTTCGAGGCGATCGCGGGTAATCGGTAATTGCTTGCTTTGTTGCAAACAGCGAAATAACAAACTGAGTAAATTTCGCACGTGACCGCCACTGATACCACAGAGGCGATCGAGGGTTTCGGGACGGTCAACAACCTCGGTGATGCGATCGCGCCGTTGTTTTGGCGACAGTTTGGGAAAAGCGCGGGCTAAAATCGCCTGTCTTAATAATTCTAACCCTTTTTCACAGTTTTGACCGTCGGCTAACTTCACCGGAACCATCGGTAAGACCATCGGCGCATTACCTCCCCCTAAACGCTTTTTTAATGCTTCCCGTTCGTTAGAAAACATCAACACGAGGGGGATGGTATAAACCACATGACATTTTAATTCCTTTAACTGTTCTCCTCGGGTAATAAATAAATATTCGACCGCACTTTTATCATCCGATCTTTTACGATTGTCTACGCGATCGAGACTGTCGATAATAATGACCAGTCCTTCTTTTCCTTGCTTCTTTAATTGAAGGTTAGCAGGTTGGATTAAATCGCCGTTAATCGCCTGTAGTAAGGTATTTGTTTTCGGTTCTAAATAGTCGCGCAGGCGATCGCGCATTTGTGGACTATCTTTAGTTTTGGCAACAATCTTACCCAGGTTAACTTTAGCACCAAGAAAAGAAATTTCTGGATTAAACTCCATTTCTGCTTTCAGTTCGATGGGAGTGAGCAGAAACTGCACGCATTGTTCTAAAAGCTCATTAAAATAACCGGGTTTGAGGTTGAGGCTTTGCTGTTCTAAAGTATCGAGAACTTTTTGGGCGATCGCCAATAAAACATCGGTGACGTCCACATCTCCCATTTCCAAATCGTCGCGGGTGTCGATATAAACGACAACAAAACCCTGTTTTTCTAGCTCGAATTTTAAGCGCAATAACTCGGTCGATTTACC from Oxynema aestuarii AP17 harbors:
- a CDS encoding plasmid replication protein, CyRepA1 family yields the protein MDTTHNAGTLDPNSEQILDQIINTLELSEGEFALIFARCNFRDFRQQSIRRLQEKSPFPILEIPLENPIADLYNPIARAIAETPAKAVMVYGLEELTEIEAILSATNHAREQFRQNFAFPVIIWVNDEISKQFTRVIKDFKSWGISLNFSMSDDRLLQFLKNRGEKGFKIIIEGGELMSPEEIFSPVEQQEINFAVQELERRRVQWSPELNACLNFMAGWRAYLGGELEQALQDYHKSLSFWQGEAIALTRTQALERQAIAHFYIAACHQRQAQWNEAKQAMQACLDTLQIAGREDLKLKYAVELGAVLQQMQGWDELEAFAHQKLSEHRQHPDPLREARYYGFLAEVAYHRQQWTQGGKWAQSALATVAKIEPSPGMPQAYYLLLIALNLQELKEWEGAIAALEQAREIVGIDTEATTATERRPDFDPELYINRILATLHQLYYQQQEYRKAFAIKQIQQRLGYQYGLLAFIGAGQVQPQLRQRDPSGDLAPTFALSGRQDDVDFLIKDRLSQTSHKLAIVYGPSGVGKSSLLHAGLIPQFHLRPLGGRYGLPVMIRKYDRWTEEKRQEWERQQRIRVQAQKQEQARKIEATDRLEEAFAERDRQYRQYLKSRPLSDRHYQNLKARGLSAEAIELGSFGSSERGGMICPAFWGDKIIGFQWRKDPSGFGQIAGGKYIWSKSPLDSKLPNGEMPITALGTAIDGIGNFSEGILKPDIAQSLRSGLWLGAAGGNFPALITQKAIKDFGIKKAIFWPDGGSRVNAHVKASYRNLKALLDKEGIELQFADWGQWNDKSQPDCDELPEGTAIKLKPAAEFFGPLQEANPKRHEFTDEEKQAWKAQQQRQQWEKCYQFTPDRLIQGDWVDLDPDEILGKITAVRAGMGAGKTTALVKLASAFKGKHKILYLGVSNTLLIQTAEKVKGLHFRSEDDEFFFAPDPLGHHLFCIQSLHRFKPQHLEDAIIVLDEATAIIREFVDGSTLTSRPLAEQRFIESNWHDALQHSKAIVALDGYLGDRHCEYLQTVAPHLELTKIAKPVTPKTPIHFHLGSLVEGDVKAGNFSSILKQIIELATQGKRFAIASDSQKTCEALDETLTAMGILEGYRVDSTTVPEDWMKSILKDPNEAILSNKITRFIYSPSAMSGVDISVPDWFDAQFCIFHGVLSADLLSQMVWRIRDCCERHVWVNPKGLGEGGQYTPRAIERTIRFGLAQNLWDSFGEGHGTFDNWQTQLNSPDCRQAYWERAKANYEKANLRECLRWLLEVNGSEVIEAAVEADPEALAQFKNAKDEIKDREAIGAHEADNIDDDEFTRLKKGCNREDRPKVIRHSIRMSLPEIDLDPQWSPEFIRWYLENRDTRSQAKRWFLFQQQETAKSTTSESWIKREGFRAYQFRSYLGEVRALAELGILEVFKTPKSKDDPEVQAIADRWRKDPQIRARLGGRMPAQNPIRSFNWILGLFGIRLRCAQQQRGKNKKKNLYQIDYSLSETANWKAVARAVARTYADKGLQAANDCTIFVGELYNPVENGTEFNTANSAIDTQPTPESETMADPEPMTEVASDAETWKGKWFTIAPDATNPRPDWGQWVGRADGEPFQNPYRRNEWHVIIRVPDMGTVTVPAHSVEIACTEAVAVSTA
- a CDS encoding AAA family ATPase, which produces MDRNEFKRFFRACNPSKTIWIERPEDKDYYIDFTSVRGTDIVEQLGETISLLSPDPTCQLFTGHIGCGKSTELLRLKFELEKQGFVVVYIDTRDDLEMGDVDVTDVLLAIAQKVLDTLEQQSLNLKPGYFNELLEQCVQFLLTPIELKAEMEFNPEISFLGAKVNLGKIVAKTKDSPQMRDRLRDYLEPKTNTLLQAINGDLIQPANLQLKKQGKEGLVIIIDSLDRVDNRKRSDDKSAVEYLFITRGEQLKELKCHVVYTIPLVLMFSNEREALKKRLGGGNAPMVLPMVPVKLADGQNCEKGLELLRQAILARAFPKLSPKQRRDRITEVVDRPETLDRLCGISGGHVRNLLSLLFRCLQQSKQLPITRDRLEIAIRQERDDLMLAITELEWELLKKVSQTKKVTGEDQYQILLRSLFVFEYRTNEFGRWFDLNPLLEDAPELT